One genomic segment of Salinigranum rubrum includes these proteins:
- a CDS encoding HAD family hydrolase, with protein sequence MERYDLLYRLYEDFDTDAIRDLQTFVDVFPAVDSRAALGYWQDARDELDARKAEVRDSFAAGDTLVEVAATADRDHAFTGLDLHSKYGRAVNVLVLDVDETLRSAGGTDNEIPRETLHALTEFHEAGVPIVICTGQTLENVKGFLIQGLGNELVHSGAVSIVYETGTGVFTPGHGSQTKRLLYDELDEEMIRVFDEVRSRVLPEAPDDVAHGIHLQGNEFNVTLKPNFDVGSPEAERVIDRGLVYLVDLLGEAVATETDEVTTRGPDWARAYFADDDPEVEAVLESEGATVDLGIDDVPDEVASVFERVDVAYYHADAAEVGSLELNKPRGVQAALDVLGLDDPFLAVMGDSKSDLRVMEWAAENDCGIAAAPEHSSAAVLDHVRSTDGLVFDRGGAAPMLRTIYVLNLLAEL encoded by the coding sequence ATGGAACGATACGACCTCCTCTACCGGCTCTACGAGGACTTCGACACGGACGCCATCCGTGACCTCCAGACGTTCGTCGACGTCTTCCCGGCCGTGGACTCGCGGGCCGCACTCGGCTACTGGCAGGACGCCCGTGACGAACTCGACGCGCGGAAGGCGGAGGTGCGTGACTCCTTTGCCGCCGGTGACACGCTCGTCGAAGTCGCCGCGACGGCCGACCGCGACCACGCCTTCACCGGCCTCGACTTACACTCGAAGTACGGCCGCGCGGTGAACGTCCTCGTCCTCGACGTCGACGAGACGCTCCGTTCTGCGGGCGGGACGGACAACGAGATTCCCCGCGAGACGCTCCACGCCCTCACGGAGTTCCACGAGGCGGGCGTCCCCATCGTCATCTGCACGGGCCAGACTCTCGAGAACGTCAAGGGCTTTCTCATCCAGGGGCTCGGGAACGAACTCGTTCACTCGGGAGCGGTGAGCATCGTCTACGAGACCGGGACGGGCGTGTTCACCCCGGGCCACGGGTCGCAGACGAAGCGGCTCCTCTACGACGAACTCGACGAGGAGATGATCCGCGTCTTCGACGAGGTGCGCTCGCGCGTCCTCCCGGAGGCACCCGACGACGTCGCCCACGGCATCCACCTCCAGGGGAACGAGTTCAACGTCACGCTCAAGCCGAACTTCGACGTCGGGTCGCCCGAGGCCGAACGCGTCATCGACCGCGGCCTGGTCTACCTCGTCGACCTGCTGGGCGAGGCGGTCGCGACCGAGACCGACGAGGTGACCACGCGCGGTCCCGACTGGGCGCGAGCGTACTTCGCCGACGACGACCCCGAAGTCGAGGCGGTGCTCGAAAGCGAGGGCGCGACGGTCGACCTCGGGATCGACGACGTGCCCGACGAGGTGGCGTCCGTCTTCGAGCGGGTCGACGTCGCCTACTACCACGCCGACGCCGCCGAGGTGGGTTCGCTGGAACTCAACAAGCCCCGAGGGGTGCAGGCCGCGCTGGACGTCCTCGGACTCGACGATCCCTTCCTGGCCGTGATGGGCGACTCGAAGTCGGACCTCCGGGTGATGGAGTGGGCCGCCGAGAACGACTGCGGCATCGCCGCGGCGCCCGAACATTCCTCGGCGGCGGTGCTCGACCACGTCCGGTCGACGGACGGTCTCGTCTTCGACCGCGGGGGCGCGGCCCCGATGCTCCGGACGATCTACGTGCTGAACCTGCTCGCCGAACTCTAG
- a CDS encoding DUF5799 family protein, which produces MADWTDRIVGDRMTVDREFNDRVAASEFQSQEWSLIMTATEFEIENADDPDNARIVANTDKLEGMMPHIEEAGKRQQSMAGGGGKNDGGGSIIDTVKGALGLGNGREDHDAKLAAAERLVQEYADELQSHLESNGKWEQVRRSYGD; this is translated from the coding sequence ATGGCAGACTGGACAGACCGTATCGTCGGCGACCGGATGACGGTCGACAGGGAGTTCAACGACCGCGTCGCAGCCTCCGAGTTTCAGAGTCAGGAGTGGAGTCTCATCATGACGGCGACGGAGTTCGAGATCGAGAACGCCGACGACCCCGACAACGCACGGATCGTGGCGAACACGGACAAACTGGAGGGGATGATGCCTCACATCGAGGAAGCCGGCAAGCGCCAGCAGTCGATGGCCGGCGGCGGCGGGAAAAACGACGGCGGCGGCAGCATCATCGATACGGTCAAAGGCGCCCTCGGTCTCGGAAACGGGAGGGAAGACCACGACGCCAAACTGGCCGCCGCCGAACGACTCGTCCAGGAGTACGCCGACGAACTCCAGTCTCACCTCGAATCGAACGGGAAGTGGGAGCAGGTCCGACGCTCGTACGGCGACTAG
- a CDS encoding DUF7557 family protein: MPQIDVEEETLDRLDGLRVEDEEYDEIINELINIYKASEMTLFHAGDEY, encoded by the coding sequence ATGCCACAGATCGATGTCGAAGAGGAGACCCTCGACCGACTCGACGGACTCCGCGTCGAGGACGAGGAGTACGACGAGATCATCAACGAACTCATCAACATCTACAAGGCCAGCGAGATGACGCTGTTCCACGCGGGCGACGAGTACTAG
- a CDS encoding PTS fructose transporter subunit IIB — MKIVAVTACPTGIAHSQMAAENLETTAEEMGHDIKVEVQGSMGAQNELTSEDIAEADVVIITADTSVQRDRFEGKPLVKKTVKDGVNDAKGVIQEAERLVEGEGSEADAGSESEPMADTGAESTGTTEEQEPTRRGGDREKGLFARLKRLFS, encoded by the coding sequence ATGAAAATCGTCGCAGTCACCGCATGTCCGACGGGAATCGCACACAGCCAGATGGCCGCCGAGAACCTCGAAACCACGGCCGAGGAGATGGGCCACGACATCAAGGTCGAGGTCCAGGGGTCGATGGGCGCACAGAACGAACTCACGTCCGAGGACATCGCCGAGGCCGACGTGGTCATCATCACGGCCGACACGTCCGTCCAGCGCGACCGCTTCGAGGGCAAGCCGCTGGTGAAGAAGACGGTGAAAGACGGCGTCAACGACGCCAAGGGCGTCATCCAGGAGGCCGAACGACTCGTCGAAGGCGAGGGAAGCGAGGCCGACGCGGGGTCGGAGTCGGAGCCGATGGCCGACACGGGGGCGGAGTCCACGGGCACGACCGAGGAGCAGGAGCCGACCAGACGCGGCGGCGACCGCGAGAAAGGGTTGTTCGCGCGCCTGAAGCGGCTGTTCTCCTGA
- a CDS encoding PTS sugar transporter subunit IIA → MTIDPTDIDRLTPPELVTLEQPPASKRECIEFLLDVAVEAGRVDDREQALSDLLQREEEATTGVGFGIGIPHAKTSAVTRPSVVFARSEEGIDFDAMDDKPAHLLFMLIVPEEGGEEHLEILSSLSRALMHEEVRESLREAETVEAVRDTLKEAVSG, encoded by the coding sequence ATGACAATCGACCCCACCGACATCGACCGACTGACACCGCCCGAACTGGTAACGCTCGAACAGCCACCCGCGTCGAAACGAGAGTGCATCGAGTTCCTGCTCGACGTGGCGGTCGAAGCGGGCCGCGTCGACGACCGCGAGCAGGCTCTCTCGGACCTGCTCCAGCGCGAGGAGGAGGCGACGACCGGCGTGGGCTTCGGCATCGGCATCCCCCACGCGAAAACGTCGGCGGTGACCCGACCGTCGGTGGTGTTCGCCCGGTCCGAGGAGGGAATCGACTTCGACGCGATGGACGACAAGCCCGCACACCTGCTGTTCATGCTCATCGTCCCCGAAGAAGGCGGCGAGGAGCACCTCGAAATCCTCAGTTCGCTCTCGCGCGCACTCATGCACGAAGAGGTCCGCGAGTCGCTCCGCGAGGCCGAGACCGTCGAGGCCGTCCGCGACACCCTCAAGGAGGCGGTCTCCGGATGA
- a CDS encoding PTS fructose transporter subunit IIC, translating into MSSADRAESALRSHVTSVKEDLMTGVSFMIPFVTIGGIFLALGFAAGDTVEVFNNTGSVGWYLAQIGVAGLTLMVPVLGAYIAYAIADRPGLAPGFVLTWIIQQGTIVTEAGKVLGFNADGATAGYLGALVVGLVAGYVARWFKNRDVPSAIQPMMPVLLIPVATVAVLAPIVLFVIGAPVALANQALTAFLEGMRGSQALFVGAILGAMMAFDMGGPVNKVAYVFSVGLVSEGIYEPMAAVMIAGMIPPIGLALSNFIAPHKYAEEMYQNAKNGIILGFSFITEGAIPYAAADPLRVIPSIVAGSAVGGALSMALGVGMRAPHGGIFVIPLSNQPLMFLGCIVLGSLVTAAIATLLKGDFEEEAGTTSPSAQAGD; encoded by the coding sequence ATGTCATCCGCAGATCGGGCGGAGAGCGCGCTGCGTTCGCACGTCACCTCCGTCAAGGAGGACCTCATGACCGGCGTCTCGTTCATGATCCCGTTCGTCACCATCGGCGGGATCTTCCTCGCACTCGGCTTCGCCGCCGGCGACACCGTCGAAGTGTTCAACAACACCGGCAGCGTCGGCTGGTACCTCGCCCAGATCGGCGTCGCCGGCCTCACCCTCATGGTTCCCGTTCTCGGAGCCTACATCGCCTATGCCATTGCGGACCGACCCGGCCTCGCACCCGGGTTCGTCCTCACCTGGATCATCCAACAGGGCACCATCGTCACCGAGGCTGGCAAGGTGTTAGGGTTCAACGCCGACGGCGCCACCGCGGGCTACCTCGGCGCTCTCGTGGTTGGACTCGTCGCCGGCTACGTCGCCCGCTGGTTCAAAAACCGCGACGTCCCCAGCGCCATCCAGCCCATGATGCCCGTCCTGTTGATCCCCGTCGCCACCGTCGCCGTCTTAGCGCCCATCGTCCTGTTCGTCATCGGCGCGCCCGTCGCGCTCGCCAACCAGGCACTCACCGCCTTCTTAGAGGGCATGCGCGGCAGCCAGGCGCTCTTCGTCGGTGCGATTTTGGGCGCCATGATGGCCTTCGACATGGGCGGGCCCGTCAACAAAGTCGCGTACGTCTTCTCGGTCGGGTTAGTCAGCGAGGGCATCTACGAGCCCATGGCCGCGGTAATGATCGCGGGGATGATCCCCCCTATCGGCCTCGCGCTGTCGAACTTCATCGCCCCGCACAAGTACGCCGAGGAGATGTACCAGAACGCCAAAAACGGCATCATCCTCGGCTTCTCGTTCATCACCGAGGGCGCGATTCCGTACGCCGCCGCCGACCCCCTGCGCGTGATTCCCTCGATCGTCGCCGGGTCGGCAGTCGGCGGCGCGCTCTCGATGGCGCTGGGCGTCGGCATGCGCGCCCCCCACGGCGGCATCTTCGTCATCCCCCTCTCGAACCAACCGCTGATGTTCCTCGGCTGTATCGTCCTCGGTTCGCTCGTCACCGCCGCCATCGCCACCCTCCTGAAAGGCGACTTCGAGGAAGAGGCCGGCACCACCAGCCCCAGCGCACAGGCGGGTGACTGA
- the glpR gene encoding HTH-type transcriptional regulator GlpR, whose product MLPAERKRQIVERVTEEGGQSVDELATSLDVSKATIRRDLRDLEDRGLVERSHGGAVPVMSVGGEQTYDQKEVQNLDAKRAIAARAVEEIVKGSVVFFDSGTTTMEVARAAPKDGSFLAVTNSPRLAVELGKEENEVKLTGGTLRRRTRALVGPTAESFMGRMNFDLLFLGTNAVHEDGSLTTPNEDEARMKELMVQRSKRVVLVSDASKLSRQSFVQFAHLDDVDLFITDRPIPDHRERFDAADVRVVVADG is encoded by the coding sequence ATGTTACCCGCAGAGCGCAAACGGCAGATCGTCGAGAGAGTGACCGAAGAGGGTGGCCAGTCGGTCGACGAACTCGCCACCTCCCTCGACGTCTCGAAGGCGACCATCCGACGCGACCTCCGCGACCTCGAAGACCGCGGCCTCGTCGAGCGGTCCCACGGCGGGGCGGTCCCCGTCATGTCCGTCGGCGGTGAGCAGACGTACGACCAGAAGGAGGTACAGAACCTCGACGCCAAACGCGCTATCGCCGCCCGCGCGGTCGAGGAAATCGTCAAGGGCTCGGTCGTCTTCTTCGACTCGGGAACCACCACGATGGAGGTCGCCCGCGCCGCGCCCAAGGACGGGTCGTTCCTCGCCGTGACGAACTCCCCTCGACTGGCGGTCGAACTCGGGAAGGAGGAGAACGAGGTGAAACTGACGGGCGGGACCCTCCGACGGCGGACGCGCGCGCTCGTCGGCCCCACCGCGGAGTCGTTCATGGGACGGATGAACTTCGATCTGCTCTTTCTCGGGACGAACGCCGTCCACGAGGACGGCAGTCTGACGACGCCGAACGAGGACGAGGCTCGGATGAAGGAACTGATGGTCCAGCGGTCGAAGCGCGTCGTCCTCGTCTCGGACGCGTCGAAACTCTCCCGCCAGAGCTTCGTCCAGTTCGCCCACCTCGACGACGTCGACCTGTTCATCACCGACCGACCCATCCCCGACCACCGAGAACGGTTCGACGCGGCCGACGTGCGCGTCGTCGTCGCCGACGGCTGA
- a CDS encoding isocitrate/isopropylmalate family dehydrogenase produces MTEEIVVIPGDGIGQEVVPAAREVLETVGDFDFVEARAGDHVLESEGAALPDETFDLAASADATLFGAAGESAADVIIPLRRAVDSFVNVRPAKAYPGVDALRPETDLVFLRENTEGVYGGHEQRLTEDLSTLTRVITDSASRRLARFACEYVEEGEWDGFTVAHKANVMRETDGRFKTAVEDVAGKRSVETDDALMDALAMNLCLFPEEYGVIVCPNLAGDMLSDLAAGLVGGLGLLPSANLGPDRGLFEPVHGTAPDIAGQGIANPSATILSAAMLLDSLGYGEESQAVHAAVEGVLADGPHTPDLGGDAATDEVTAAVIDRLD; encoded by the coding sequence ATGACCGAGGAAATCGTCGTCATTCCCGGTGACGGTATCGGACAGGAAGTGGTGCCGGCCGCGCGCGAGGTGCTGGAGACCGTCGGCGACTTCGACTTCGTCGAGGCCCGCGCGGGCGACCACGTCCTCGAATCCGAGGGAGCGGCACTCCCCGACGAGACGTTCGACCTCGCGGCCTCCGCGGACGCGACGCTGTTCGGCGCGGCCGGCGAGAGCGCCGCCGACGTCATCATCCCGCTCCGACGCGCGGTCGACTCGTTCGTCAACGTCCGCCCGGCGAAGGCGTACCCCGGCGTCGACGCGCTCCGACCCGAGACCGACCTCGTGTTCCTCCGCGAGAACACCGAGGGCGTCTACGGCGGCCACGAGCAGCGTCTCACGGAGGACCTCTCGACGCTCACGCGGGTCATCACCGACTCGGCCTCGCGTCGACTCGCGCGCTTCGCCTGCGAGTACGTCGAAGAGGGCGAGTGGGACGGGTTCACCGTCGCGCACAAGGCGAACGTGATGCGCGAGACCGACGGGCGCTTCAAGACGGCGGTCGAGGACGTCGCCGGGAAGCGGAGTGTCGAGACGGACGACGCCCTGATGGACGCGCTGGCGATGAACCTCTGTCTGTTCCCCGAGGAGTACGGCGTCATCGTCTGTCCGAACCTCGCGGGCGACATGCTGTCGGACCTGGCCGCCGGCCTCGTAGGAGGACTCGGCCTCCTCCCGTCGGCGAACCTCGGCCCGGACCGCGGCCTCTTCGAACCCGTCCACGGCACCGCGCCGGACATCGCGGGCCAGGGCATCGCGAACCCCTCCGCGACCATCCTCTCCGCGGCGATGCTTCTGGACTCCCTCGGGTACGGCGAGGAGTCCCAGGCCGTCCACGCCGCCGTCGAGGGCGTCCTCGCCGACGGGCCACACACCCCGGACCTCGGCGGCGACGCCGCCACCGACGAGGTGACAGCGGCGGTCATCGACCGCCTCGACTGA
- the yciH gene encoding stress response translation initiation inhibitor YciH — MSNDLNSIAGLPDDLGIGDDLARAEQRLSIGVDRRRYGKPVTVVEGFEPGAVDLEELASTLKRRLAVGGTVTEGRIELQGAHDDRLRAALEAEGFSVDA, encoded by the coding sequence GTGAGTAACGACCTCAACAGCATCGCCGGTCTTCCCGACGACCTCGGCATCGGGGACGACCTGGCACGAGCGGAGCAACGACTCTCGATCGGCGTCGACCGACGACGGTACGGCAAGCCGGTGACGGTCGTCGAGGGGTTCGAACCGGGTGCGGTCGACCTGGAGGAACTCGCGTCGACGCTGAAGCGCAGGCTCGCCGTCGGCGGGACCGTGACGGAGGGGCGCATCGAGTTGCAGGGCGCACACGACGACCGGCTTCGAGCGGCGCTCGAAGCCGAAGGGTTCAGCGTCGACGCCTGA
- a CDS encoding transcription initiation factor IIB, with the protein MRFRPGTSACPVTTVTTHKLRTAVGESRSRARADAVSTAESTAEAESTSTARAVGERVTCPECGGTLVHDAEHGETVCERCGLVVDEAEIDHGPEWRAFDSTERDEKARVGAPTTNLLHDKGLSTTIGWQDRDAYGNALSSRQRRQMQRLRTWDERYRTKDHKERALKHALGEIERMGSALGLPRTVRETASVIYRRALDDGLLPGRSIEGVATSAVYAAARQANLPRTIGDVAAVSRVDETEFTRTYRYVVRELSLQIAPPDPENYLGKYASELDASDELVERAHELLRDAKEEGLHSGKNPVGLAAAALYAAGLLTNEQYTQERVSDVTGVSEVTIRNRYRELLELAERRTAVAA; encoded by the coding sequence CTGCGCTTCCGACCCGGCACGTCCGCGTGCCCGGTCACGACAGTTACCACCCACAAGCTTCGTACCGCGGTCGGCGAGTCTCGCTCGCGAGCACGCGCTGACGCGGTCAGTACTGCGGAATCGACGGCGGAGGCGGAATCGACATCGACGGCCCGAGCGGTCGGCGAACGCGTCACCTGTCCGGAGTGTGGCGGAACGCTCGTCCACGACGCCGAACACGGCGAGACGGTCTGTGAGCGGTGCGGTCTCGTCGTCGACGAGGCGGAAATCGACCACGGCCCCGAGTGGCGCGCGTTCGACTCGACCGAGCGCGACGAGAAGGCTCGCGTCGGTGCGCCCACGACGAACCTGCTCCACGACAAGGGGCTCTCGACCACTATCGGCTGGCAGGACAGGGACGCGTACGGGAACGCCCTCTCGTCCCGACAGCGCCGACAGATGCAGCGTCTCCGCACGTGGGACGAGCGCTATCGGACGAAGGACCACAAGGAGCGCGCGCTCAAACACGCGCTCGGCGAGATAGAGCGGATGGGGTCGGCGCTCGGCCTGCCGCGGACGGTCCGCGAGACGGCCTCGGTCATCTACCGCCGAGCGCTCGACGACGGCTTGCTCCCCGGTCGCTCTATCGAGGGTGTCGCCACGAGCGCCGTCTACGCGGCCGCCAGACAGGCGAACCTCCCCCGAACCATCGGTGACGTGGCGGCGGTCAGCCGCGTCGACGAAACCGAGTTCACCCGGACCTACCGCTACGTCGTCCGCGAACTCTCCCTCCAGATAGCCCCGCCGGACCCCGAGAACTACCTCGGGAAGTACGCCTCGGAACTCGACGCGAGCGACGAACTGGTCGAGCGAGCGCACGAACTCCTCCGCGACGCGAAAGAGGAGGGACTCCACAGCGGCAAGAACCCCGTCGGCCTCGCCGCCGCCGCGCTCTACGCGGCCGGGCTTCTGACGAACGAGCAGTACACCCAAGAGCGGGTGTCGGACGTGACCGGCGTCAGCGAGGTCACCATCCGGAACCGCTACCGGGAACTGCTCGAACTGGCGGAGCGACGGACGGCAGTTGCCGCCTGA
- a CDS encoding helix-turn-helix domain-containing protein — protein sequence MREFVFTVEYERGADDLMDLFIEFPDLHARTPSIHATADAVWKLTRVTGPDEALAAFDDRLPEVSRCVDVVGMCGCPVVEWEYEVLSSTPGSRIVYSCQRESGDARSIPYVAAKHVGDGLLMQAERRGNRYRWRLLIGDDDTVSAIYEELREGLRAGLSISVDRLGDASGWVDDGVETDDLVPEQQAALEAAVASGYYETPRRMSVQEIAEALDVPTSTFQYRLTRAEAWLATRFVSRALGGRTSVEVDAETGV from the coding sequence GTGCGCGAGTTCGTCTTCACCGTCGAGTACGAGCGGGGCGCGGACGACCTGATGGACCTGTTCATCGAGTTTCCGGACCTCCACGCCCGGACGCCCTCGATACACGCGACGGCCGACGCGGTGTGGAAGCTCACCCGGGTGACCGGCCCCGACGAGGCGCTCGCGGCCTTCGACGACCGTCTCCCGGAGGTGTCGCGCTGTGTCGACGTGGTCGGCATGTGCGGCTGTCCGGTCGTCGAGTGGGAGTACGAGGTCCTGTCGTCGACGCCCGGGAGCCGCATCGTCTACTCCTGCCAACGGGAGTCCGGCGACGCGCGTTCCATCCCGTACGTCGCCGCGAAACACGTCGGCGACGGGCTCTTGATGCAGGCGGAGCGCCGGGGGAACCGGTACCGGTGGCGACTGCTCATCGGCGACGACGACACCGTCAGTGCGATCTACGAGGAACTGCGCGAGGGGCTCCGGGCGGGCCTCTCGATCAGCGTCGACCGCCTCGGCGACGCCAGCGGCTGGGTCGACGACGGGGTCGAGACCGACGACCTCGTACCGGAACAGCAGGCGGCGCTCGAAGCCGCCGTCGCCTCCGGCTACTACGAGACACCTCGCCGGATGTCGGTCCAAGAGATCGCCGAGGCGCTCGACGTGCCGACCTCGACCTTCCAGTACCGGTTGACGCGCGCGGAAGCGTGGCTCGCCACCCGGTTCGTCTCGCGCGCGCTCGGCGGGAGAACGAGCGTGGAGGTCGACGCCGAGACCGGCGTCTGA
- the leuD gene encoding 3-isopropylmalate dehydratase small subunit — MSDAEIPQIDYASGTGIPIRGNDIDTDQIIPARFMKVVTFDGLGEFAFFDQRFEDDDTPKEHPFNEEKFQNASVLVVNANFGCGSSREHAPQALMRWGIDAIIGESFAEIFAGNCLALGIPTVTADSETVEAIQDFVDEHPDAEIEVDVEAETVTYGDTTVEATVDDAQRKALVDGEWDTTALMRSNQNAVRELAASLPYVDLDA; from the coding sequence ATGAGCGACGCCGAGATCCCACAGATCGACTACGCGTCCGGGACGGGAATCCCCATCCGCGGGAACGACATCGACACCGACCAGATCATCCCGGCGCGCTTCATGAAGGTCGTCACCTTCGACGGCCTCGGCGAGTTCGCCTTCTTCGACCAGCGGTTCGAAGACGACGACACGCCGAAGGAGCACCCCTTCAACGAGGAGAAGTTCCAGAACGCGTCTGTCCTCGTGGTCAACGCGAACTTCGGCTGTGGCTCCTCGCGCGAGCACGCCCCGCAGGCGCTCATGCGCTGGGGCATCGACGCCATCATCGGCGAGTCCTTCGCCGAAATCTTCGCCGGCAACTGCCTCGCGCTCGGTATCCCGACCGTGACGGCGGATTCGGAGACGGTCGAGGCGATTCAGGACTTCGTCGACGAACACCCGGACGCCGAAATCGAGGTCGACGTCGAGGCCGAAACCGTCACCTACGGCGACACCACGGTCGAGGCGACTGTCGACGACGCCCAGCGCAAGGCGCTCGTCGACGGCGAGTGGGACACGACGGCGCTGATGCGTTCGAACCAGAACGCCGTTCGAGAGTTGGCCGCGTCGCTCCCGTACGTCGATCTCGACGCCTGA
- the leuC gene encoding 3-isopropylmalate dehydratase large subunit → MSEGTLYDKVWDRHTVTTLPTGQTQLFVGLHLIHEVTSPQAFGMLRERGLDVAYPELTHATVDHIVPTADQSRPYGDSAAEEMMAELEENVRDAGIEFDDPTTGDQGIVHVIGPEQGITQPGKTIVCGDSHTSTHGAFGALAFGIGTSQIRDVLATGCIAMEKQKVRKIEVTGELGDGVEAKDVILEIIRRLGTEGGVGYVYEYAGEAIESLDMEGRMSICNMSIEGGARAGYVNPDEKTYEWLRNTDEFADDPEKFERLKPYWESVRSDEDAEYDDVVVIDGNELEPVVTWGTTPGQGIGISEPIPDPDDLPKAKQETARRAQEHMRVSPGETMEGYKIDVAFLGSCTNSRLADLRRAAKIVEGRQVHPDVRAMVVPGSQRVQRAAEEEGLKDIFTEAGFDWRNAGCSMCLGMNEDQLQGDEACASSSNRNFIGRQGSKDGRTILMNPRMVVAAAIKGEVTDVRELREVATA, encoded by the coding sequence ATGAGTGAGGGAACACTGTACGACAAGGTCTGGGACCGGCACACGGTCACGACACTCCCGACGGGACAGACGCAACTGTTCGTCGGACTGCACCTCATCCACGAGGTGACGAGCCCCCAGGCGTTCGGGATGCTCCGCGAGCGCGGGCTCGACGTGGCGTACCCCGAACTGACGCACGCGACGGTCGACCACATCGTCCCCACGGCGGACCAGTCTCGCCCCTACGGCGACAGCGCCGCCGAGGAGATGATGGCCGAACTCGAAGAGAACGTCCGCGACGCGGGCATCGAGTTCGACGACCCCACGACGGGCGACCAGGGCATCGTTCACGTCATCGGTCCGGAGCAGGGCATCACCCAGCCCGGCAAGACCATCGTCTGCGGTGACAGCCACACCTCGACACACGGCGCGTTCGGCGCGCTCGCGTTCGGAATCGGCACCTCGCAGATCCGCGACGTGCTGGCGACGGGCTGTATCGCCATGGAGAAACAGAAGGTCCGAAAAATCGAGGTCACCGGCGAACTCGGCGACGGCGTCGAAGCGAAGGACGTCATCCTCGAGATCATCCGTCGGCTCGGCACCGAAGGCGGTGTCGGCTACGTCTACGAGTACGCCGGCGAGGCCATCGAGTCGCTGGACATGGAGGGTCGGATGAGCATCTGCAACATGTCCATCGAAGGCGGTGCCCGCGCGGGCTACGTCAACCCCGACGAGAAGACCTACGAGTGGCTGCGAAACACCGACGAGTTCGCGGACGACCCCGAGAAGTTCGAGCGGTTGAAGCCCTACTGGGAGTCGGTCCGCTCGGACGAGGACGCAGAGTACGACGACGTCGTCGTCATCGACGGTAACGAACTCGAACCCGTGGTCACCTGGGGGACGACGCCCGGACAGGGCATCGGCATCTCCGAGCCCATCCCGGATCCCGACGACCTCCCGAAGGCGAAGCAGGAGACCGCCCGTCGTGCGCAGGAGCACATGCGCGTCTCTCCGGGAGAGACGATGGAAGGGTACAAGATCGACGTGGCCTTCCTCGGCTCGTGTACGAACTCCCGGCTCGCAGACCTTCGCCGCGCCGCGAAAATCGTCGAGGGACGGCAGGTCCACCCCGACGTCCGGGCGATGGTCGTCCCCGGCAGCCAGCGCGTCCAGCGCGCCGCCGAGGAGGAGGGCCTGAAGGACATCTTCACCGAGGCCGGCTTCGACTGGCGCAACGCGGGCTGTTCGATGTGTCTCGGGATGAACGAGGACCAGCTACAGGGTGACGAGGCCTGTGCCTCGTCTTCGAACCGGAACTTCATCGGCCGGCAGGGCTCGAAGGACGGCCGGACGATCCTGATGAACCCCCGGATGGTCGTCGCCGCGGCCATCAAAGGGGAAGTGACCGACGTGCGCGAGCTACGGGAGGTGGCCACCGCATGA